A section of the Elizabethkingia anophelis R26 genome encodes:
- a CDS encoding efflux transporter outer membrane subunit: MQRIHQIFLVVALAAIVVSCKTRVAYTKPDLQLPSEFRFTATADTASIANMSWKQFFSDQTLQQLIEKGINHNLDLQIALKQVAASQERLLQAKYLQFPDINFTTSAQISRPSKNSMNGQSLNLFIGKNHVEDYNAAFNLSWEADIWGKIKNQKEVSKMQYLQTYEASKAIQTQVIAAIAQGYYNLLMLDKQMKIAESNLELSENTLTITQKMWDSGDATALGIQQAKAQKQSTELLISQLKQNIAIQENALSILTGEAPNTVNRSLDIADASMPANVSAGLPAALVGRRPDVRQQELALLESNALVGIAQANMYPALKITAGGGINSFKFDNWFQIPASLFGSALGGITQPIFQKRQLKTDLEVAKIQREKNVLMFRQSVLNAMGEVSDAMASNEQLKTQELTAIDQVSTLKEGIKNAQMLYKSGMANYLEVITAQANSLQAELNLASIKRQRLSSMVDLYRALGGGWK; this comes from the coding sequence ATGCAAAGAATACATCAAATATTTCTGGTAGTAGCACTGGCCGCAATTGTGGTTTCGTGTAAAACCAGAGTAGCTTATACAAAGCCTGATCTTCAGCTACCCTCGGAGTTTCGTTTTACGGCAACTGCTGATACAGCCAGTATTGCCAATATGAGCTGGAAACAATTTTTCAGTGATCAGACACTTCAGCAATTAATAGAAAAAGGGATTAACCATAATCTCGATCTACAGATTGCACTGAAGCAGGTTGCCGCATCGCAGGAAAGGTTATTGCAGGCTAAATATTTACAATTCCCTGATATTAATTTTACGACATCGGCACAGATATCAAGGCCTTCTAAAAACAGCATGAATGGTCAGAGTCTGAATCTATTTATCGGAAAAAACCATGTAGAAGACTATAATGCAGCTTTCAATCTTTCCTGGGAAGCAGATATCTGGGGAAAAATTAAAAACCAGAAGGAAGTAAGCAAAATGCAGTATCTACAGACGTATGAGGCCTCAAAAGCAATACAAACTCAAGTTATCGCTGCCATCGCTCAAGGGTATTATAACCTGCTTATGCTGGACAAGCAAATGAAAATAGCAGAATCTAACCTGGAGCTAAGTGAAAATACTTTAACCATTACACAAAAAATGTGGGACAGTGGTGATGCTACAGCTTTGGGGATTCAACAGGCAAAAGCACAGAAGCAGTCAACCGAGCTTCTTATTTCGCAACTGAAACAGAATATTGCTATCCAGGAGAATGCTTTAAGTATTCTTACGGGAGAAGCGCCTAACACCGTGAACAGATCACTGGATATTGCAGACGCTTCTATGCCTGCAAATGTTTCTGCCGGACTTCCTGCTGCACTGGTCGGCCGCCGCCCGGATGTAAGACAACAGGAGCTTGCCTTATTGGAGTCTAATGCCTTAGTTGGTATTGCACAAGCCAATATGTATCCCGCTCTGAAAATTACTGCAGGTGGTGGAATTAATTCTTTCAAATTTGATAACTGGTTTCAGATTCCGGCATCATTGTTCGGTTCTGCATTAGGAGGGATTACCCAGCCCATATTTCAAAAAAGACAATTGAAAACAGATCTGGAAGTTGCAAAAATTCAACGTGAAAAAAATGTACTCATGTTCCGCCAATCTGTTCTGAATGCTATGGGTGAAGTCTCAGATGCTATGGCTTCTAACGAGCAGCTAAAGACACAGGAACTAACAGCTATTGATCAGGTATCTACCCTGAAAGAAGGGATAAAAAATGCACAAATGCTTTACAAAAGCGGAATGGCGAATTATCTGGAAGTGATTACCGCACAGGCAAATTCACTTCAGGCTGAACTCAACCTTGCATCTATCAAGCGCCAGCGTCTGAGCAGCATGGTAGATCTTTACAGAGCCCTTGGTGGCGGATGGAAATAA
- a CDS encoding thioredoxin family protein, which yields MATTPSNMLALGTKAPYFELENPLTETSENLEELKGKKGTLVVFMSNHCPFVQHVIDKVVELHEDYQAEGIQVIGINANDLEQSPEDSPEKMLDFIKERNITFPYLYDESQAIAKAYQAACTPDFYLFDDKLDLVYRGQMDESRPGNHKEVTGEDLIIAFENLLADQPQEEFQIPSVGCGIKWK from the coding sequence ATGGCAACAACACCTTCTAATATGCTGGCTTTAGGAACTAAAGCACCTTACTTTGAACTAGAAAATCCTCTAACAGAAACCTCCGAGAACCTTGAAGAACTAAAGGGAAAGAAAGGTACTTTGGTTGTATTCATGAGTAACCATTGTCCATTTGTACAACATGTAATTGATAAAGTAGTAGAGTTGCATGAAGATTATCAGGCTGAAGGAATTCAGGTGATAGGTATCAATGCAAATGACTTGGAACAGTCTCCTGAAGATTCACCAGAAAAAATGCTGGACTTCATTAAAGAAAGAAATATTACATTCCCTTACTTGTATGATGAAAGCCAGGCTATAGCTAAAGCTTATCAGGCGGCTTGTACTCCGGATTTTTATTTGTTCGATGACAAACTGGATTTGGTATACAGAGGACAAATGGATGAATCTCGCCCAGGTAATCATAAGGAGGTTACCGGTGAAGACTTGATTATTGCATTTGAAAACTTACTTGCTGATCAGCCACAGGAAGAATTTCAGATACCAAGTGTAGGATGTGGTATTAAGTGGAAATAA
- a CDS encoding MarR family winged helix-turn-helix transcriptional regulator, with product MISAELLLLVNINKLQSVIARKFDSLSVHGLGFNDFVILYILNSSVESKMRRIDLADKIGLTASGVTRLLNPLEKTGLVTRETNERDARVSYVVITSTGKKILEEAQITAENITKEILSSKKGKSLKVVTEFLFELGGNIQ from the coding sequence ATGATAAGTGCCGAATTATTACTTTTAGTCAACATCAATAAACTGCAGTCGGTTATTGCCAGAAAATTTGATTCCCTTAGTGTACATGGGCTAGGGTTCAATGATTTTGTCATTTTGTATATCCTCAACTCTTCTGTTGAAAGCAAAATGCGCAGAATTGATCTGGCTGACAAAATTGGTCTTACAGCTTCCGGTGTAACCCGCCTGTTAAATCCTTTGGAAAAAACAGGGCTTGTAACAAGGGAAACAAATGAAAGAGATGCCAGAGTAAGCTATGTTGTAATAACTTCTACCGGAAAAAAAATACTAGAAGAAGCCCAAATAACTGCTGAGAATATTACGAAAGAAATTCTTTCATCGAAGAAAGGAAAGTCTCTAAAGGTCGTTACTGAATTTTTATTCGAATTAGGTGGAAACATACAATAA
- a CDS encoding efflux RND transporter periplasmic adaptor subunit — MKMLEKSGIIILLSGIIILLNSCSKASETAGQAPPPPQVPVYTVVSSPATTYQEFPAALEGKNNVEIRSQVDGYLDKIYVEEGSFVRAGQPLFKIDSRTYGEQVNMAQANLQAANANIQKAKVEVDRLIPLVSSKVVSDVQLKTAKANYAVAVAAAEQAKASLGNARINAGFTTITAPVSGYIGRIPNKKGSLISRTDPNPLTTLSDVSEIYAYFSLSEMDFIAFKNKYTGATLEEKIKNMPMVDLVIADNSLYPEKGRMSIIDGQFDKSTGAISIRAVFPNANGTLRNGNTGKVRMPQLLSSALVIPQESIFEIQDKTYVYILGKDKKVTSKPITISGKTNSYYFVSEGLKAGDKIIYTGLGMLKDGAVVNPKALSSDSLLQAKPL; from the coding sequence ATGAAAATGCTTGAAAAATCAGGAATTATTATACTGCTTTCTGGTATTATAATACTACTAAACAGTTGTAGCAAGGCCTCGGAAACTGCAGGACAGGCTCCGCCACCACCGCAGGTGCCCGTATATACTGTAGTTTCTTCACCAGCTACTACCTATCAGGAATTTCCTGCTGCTTTGGAAGGAAAAAATAATGTAGAAATCAGATCACAGGTAGACGGTTACCTGGATAAAATCTATGTAGAAGAAGGCTCTTTTGTAAGAGCAGGTCAGCCTTTATTTAAAATTGATTCCCGTACTTACGGGGAGCAGGTAAATATGGCTCAGGCTAATTTACAGGCTGCTAATGCCAACATACAAAAGGCTAAAGTAGAAGTAGACCGCTTAATTCCCCTTGTAAGTTCTAAAGTTGTTTCGGATGTACAGCTAAAAACTGCAAAAGCCAATTATGCAGTCGCTGTTGCAGCAGCAGAGCAGGCAAAAGCCTCTTTAGGAAATGCAAGAATTAATGCCGGGTTTACAACCATTACGGCACCAGTAAGCGGATATATCGGAAGAATTCCGAATAAAAAAGGAAGCCTTATTTCCAGAACAGATCCTAATCCGTTGACAACACTTTCGGACGTAAGCGAAATATATGCTTATTTCTCTTTAAGTGAGATGGATTTCATCGCTTTTAAAAACAAGTATACAGGTGCAACACTGGAAGAAAAAATTAAAAATATGCCAATGGTAGATCTTGTAATTGCTGATAACAGCCTTTATCCTGAGAAAGGAAGAATGAGTATTATCGACGGGCAGTTCGATAAAAGCACAGGAGCTATCAGCATAAGAGCAGTCTTCCCTAATGCTAATGGAACACTAAGAAACGGTAATACTGGTAAGGTACGTATGCCTCAGCTGTTGAGCAGTGCATTGGTAATTCCACAGGAATCAATCTTTGAAATTCAGGATAAAACCTATGTTTATATTCTTGGAAAAGATAAGAAAGTAACCAGTAAACCTATCACCATATCCGGAAAAACAAACAGTTACTATTTTGTTTCCGAGGGTCTTAAAGCTGGTGATAAAATTATCTATACAGGTTTAGGAATGTTGAAAGATGGCGCTGTTGTTAATCCGAAAGCACTTTCTTCCGATAGTCTGCTTCAGGCAAAACCTCTATAA
- a CDS encoding YkvA family protein: MALKASKIRLIQEAFRHKGFIRKLPDLFRMIKFISKGDYKPDFKGFILPGLAFLYAISPIDVLPDWIPVIGQMDDLAVLALAMPVLMKEVEKFLIWEDDKKNGIKTIEVDAQ, encoded by the coding sequence ATGGCATTAAAAGCATCAAAAATCAGATTGATACAAGAGGCATTCAGACATAAAGGTTTTATCCGAAAGCTTCCGGACTTGTTCAGAATGATAAAATTCATTTCAAAAGGAGATTACAAACCCGATTTTAAAGGTTTTATCCTTCCCGGTCTGGCATTTTTATATGCTATATCACCAATCGATGTACTTCCGGACTGGATTCCGGTAATAGGGCAAATGGATGATTTGGCAGTATTAGCACTGGCTATGCCGGTACTAATGAAAGAAGTTGAAAAATTTCTAATCTGGGAAGACGACAAGAAAAATGGAATTAAAACAATTGAAGTCGACGCTCAGTAA
- a CDS encoding TetR/AcrR family transcriptional regulator, with translation MLTLLGKIIMGVHERRQREKESVRANILQAAFNLAKTEGWTSLSMRKIADAIEYSAPVVYDHFENKEAILFEISLQGFKLLQKDLIKAQKKYKTPEEQLTALVNAYWDFAFKNKEYYQLMFGLGMQCCGKGQMKDEFSLFQQMIYDCTYRIIEKNGSNTDEACHKSHALFSAVHGMISIMMMRNADIPETMNKSTFDEAVVSFIKSL, from the coding sequence TTGCTAACACTGTTAGGAAAAATTATCATGGGAGTACATGAACGTAGACAGCGGGAAAAGGAATCGGTGCGTGCAAACATTTTGCAGGCAGCATTCAATCTGGCCAAAACGGAAGGATGGACCTCTCTTTCTATGAGAAAAATAGCCGATGCTATAGAATATAGTGCTCCGGTCGTATATGATCATTTTGAAAATAAGGAAGCTATTCTCTTTGAAATTTCTCTTCAGGGATTTAAACTCTTACAAAAAGACTTAATAAAAGCCCAAAAGAAATATAAAACCCCGGAGGAACAACTAACAGCTTTAGTAAATGCATACTGGGATTTTGCTTTTAAAAACAAAGAGTATTATCAGCTCATGTTCGGATTGGGTATGCAATGTTGTGGCAAGGGCCAGATGAAAGACGAGTTCTCGCTTTTTCAGCAGATGATTTACGACTGTACCTATAGAATTATTGAGAAAAACGGGTCCAATACAGATGAAGCTTGTCATAAATCTCATGCCCTATTCTCTGCAGTACACGGAATGATTTCTATTATGATGATGCGTAATGCAGATATACCGGAAACAATGAACAAATCTACTTTTGATGAGGCCGTTGTTTCTTTTATTAAATCTTTGTAA
- a CDS encoding GIY-YIG nuclease family protein, translating into MKNALKQELREKAKTHKITMGVLSVRNNITEKQYIQSSLNMEALVNKIKFLLNGRIFTNPHLQNDWTEQGSENFTFEFVTVIHPQDKKYINYRQEIMKAEKAYLESIDTEIY; encoded by the coding sequence ATGAAAAATGCATTAAAACAAGAATTAAGGGAAAAAGCAAAAACCCATAAAATAACCATGGGAGTCCTTAGTGTAAGAAATAATATAACAGAAAAACAATATATTCAGAGCTCTCTGAATATGGAAGCTTTAGTCAATAAAATTAAGTTCTTGCTTAATGGCAGAATATTTACGAATCCTCACCTGCAAAATGACTGGACTGAACAAGGAAGCGAAAACTTCACTTTTGAATTTGTAACTGTTATTCACCCTCAGGACAAAAAGTATATCAATTATCGTCAGGAAATAATGAAAGCCGAAAAGGCTTACCTTGAGAGTATTGATACAGAAATATACTAA
- the miaA gene encoding tRNA (adenosine(37)-N6)-dimethylallyltransferase MiaA, translating into MNILRMKQNNKLLISVVGPTGIGKTKLAIEIAQRFGTEIVSCDARQFFKEMPIGTAMPDEEELAAAPHHFIANLSIQDDYSIGKYEKDALNKLEELFQKYDVVIMVGGSGMYERAVIDGLDKLPEANADNIRKLEAIIESEGIAKLQELLKEADPKYYEKADIENPRRLLRALDIYWQTGKPYSDLLNISRQGRSFDVLRIGIEAPREVLYDRINKRVDIMMEKGLLKEATALYPYREKTALQTVGYTELFKYMDGEWTLDFAVEEIKKNSRRYSKRQLTWYRKADDIHYLQLGYTPKDLEELLKQLSLIE; encoded by the coding sequence ATGAATATATTACGGATGAAACAAAATAACAAACTTCTGATCTCTGTTGTAGGACCTACGGGTATAGGTAAAACTAAACTTGCAATTGAAATTGCACAGCGTTTTGGGACAGAAATAGTTTCATGCGATGCCCGTCAGTTTTTTAAAGAAATGCCTATAGGTACAGCAATGCCAGATGAAGAGGAACTGGCTGCTGCGCCCCATCATTTTATTGCTAATCTCAGTATTCAGGATGATTATTCTATTGGTAAATATGAAAAAGACGCTCTGAATAAATTAGAAGAGTTGTTTCAGAAATATGATGTTGTAATAATGGTAGGAGGTTCCGGAATGTATGAAAGGGCTGTTATTGACGGATTGGATAAACTGCCGGAAGCCAATGCAGATAATATCAGAAAACTGGAAGCTATTATAGAATCTGAAGGTATTGCAAAACTTCAGGAACTCCTGAAAGAAGCGGATCCGAAATATTATGAAAAAGCTGATATTGAAAACCCAAGAAGACTACTAAGAGCATTAGATATTTATTGGCAGACAGGAAAACCATATTCTGATCTTTTGAATATAAGCCGACAAGGTAGAAGTTTTGATGTTCTTCGAATAGGAATAGAGGCTCCACGTGAGGTCTTGTATGATCGTATTAATAAACGTGTGGATATTATGATGGAGAAAGGTTTACTGAAAGAGGCTACAGCACTTTATCCTTACCGTGAGAAGACAGCATTACAAACAGTTGGTTATACTGAGTTGTTTAAGTATATGGATGGCGAATGGACACTTGATTTTGCAGTTGAAGAAATAAAGAAAAACAGCAGACGTTATTCAAAACGCCAGCTTACCTGGTATCGTAAAGCAGATGATATACATTATTTGCAGCTGGGGTATACACCGAAAGATCTCGAAGAACTATTGAAGCAATTATCCCTTATAGAATAA
- a CDS encoding TlpA family protein disulfide reductase — protein sequence MKGSKIWILVLVAIVAVIFLVPGLRNFFKDQVMMKPTVEKLNNEVTVTDAEYNIELKGMNVPNANLKDFKGKVVFLNFWGTWCPPCRQEWPTIQKLYDGKKDKMDFVLIAMQDKEEDVAKFLKEGNYTVPVYIATSPLPDKFLVKIFPSTFILDKTGRILKKEEGADDWNSESNQQFVDTVTK from the coding sequence ATGAAAGGTTCAAAAATATGGATATTGGTACTGGTTGCTATTGTTGCAGTGATCTTTCTGGTACCGGGTCTTAGAAACTTTTTTAAAGATCAGGTGATGATGAAGCCGACGGTTGAAAAGCTGAATAATGAAGTGACTGTAACCGATGCTGAGTACAATATTGAATTAAAAGGTATGAATGTGCCGAATGCTAATCTTAAAGATTTCAAAGGCAAGGTTGTATTTCTGAATTTCTGGGGAACATGGTGCCCGCCATGCCGTCAGGAATGGCCAACAATTCAGAAGTTGTACGATGGTAAAAAGGATAAAATGGATTTTGTTCTTATCGCTATGCAGGATAAAGAAGAAGATGTTGCTAAATTTTTGAAAGAAGGTAATTACACAGTTCCTGTATATATTGCAACAAGTCCGCTTCCGGATAAGTTTCTGGTAAAGATTTTCCCTTCTACATTTATTCTTGATAAAACAGGAAGAATCCTGAAAAAAGAAGAAGGTGCAGATGACTGGAACTCAGAATCTAATCAGCAATTTGTAGATACTGTCACAAAATAA
- a CDS encoding efflux RND transporter permease subunit — MLKKFIERPVLSTVISIILLLLGTLSLFNLPITLFPDIAPPSVQVTAFYPGANAEVVARSVANPIEEAVNGVENMTYMTSNSSNDGTMTLNVFFKQGTDPDNASVNVQNRVSKAMSQLPQEVTQSGISTQKVQNSFIMFMGLYSEDPKQYDELFLQNYLKINVIPQIQRIPGVAQAQVFGTRDYSMRIWLKPDRLAANNLSPQEVMAAIKDHNLEAAPGRLGQGSKETYEYILKYKGKLNKNDDYENIVIKANADGSFLRLKDLARVELGSYTYTAENRVDGKPVAGFAILQTAGSNANEILTEIEKQVDEFSTTLPKGVKPIIMYNSKDFLDASIHQVVETLVIAFILVFIVVYIFLQDFRSTLIPAIAVPVAIIGTFFFLQLFGFSINMLTLFALVLAIGIVVDDAIVVVEAVHSKMEQTGMPVEQATMSSMSEISGAIISITLVMSAVFVPVGFMQGPAGVFYRQFAFTLAIAIIISAINALTLSPALCALFLDDPQGEHGHQEKKGFGAKFFRAFNAAFNTMTRKYIYSLKFLIKNKWVAVGGLVLITAISVFLIKKAPSGFIPTEDQGFVLYAVNTPPGSSLERTHRATEEIDKIVKKENATNHLWVADGLNFISNANASPYSAGFIRLKDIDKRGDMKDPDQIAAALTGKVSAVKDANAFFFNFPTVQGFGNVSGFEFMLQDRTNGSFEQLGATTQAFIGELMKRKEIAFAFTTYAAGNPQYTIEVDSEKAKQLGVSITELMQTMQIYFGSSFVSDFNRFGKYYRVMAQADVPYRTDINSLEGIYVKNNMGEMVPTKTLVKLKRTFGPETVTRNNLFNAVTINGTPKPGYSTGDAIKAVEEVAKQSLPRGYGYEWTGITREEIKAGGQTAFIFLLSILFVYFLLSAQYESYILPFAIILTIPTGIFGVYAFTGLAGIDNNIYVQVGLIMLIGLLAKNAILIVEFAVQRRKAGKSLIESALQASRLRLRPILMTSFAFIIGMLPLVWTQGASAKGNHSIGISTVGGMLTGVLLGIFIIPVLYVIFQYLHEKMPSKKKRRALQKELAHQHSASH, encoded by the coding sequence ATGTTAAAAAAATTTATTGAAAGACCGGTACTCTCTACCGTTATCTCTATAATACTACTATTGCTGGGGACTCTTTCATTGTTTAATCTTCCGATTACATTGTTTCCGGATATTGCACCTCCAAGTGTACAGGTTACAGCTTTCTATCCGGGGGCCAATGCAGAAGTTGTAGCCCGTTCGGTAGCCAATCCTATTGAAGAAGCAGTGAACGGGGTGGAAAACATGACATACATGACTTCCAATTCCAGTAACGATGGTACGATGACTCTAAATGTATTTTTTAAGCAGGGAACCGATCCTGATAATGCTTCAGTCAACGTACAAAACAGAGTATCCAAGGCAATGAGCCAGCTTCCTCAGGAAGTAACCCAGTCGGGTATTTCCACTCAGAAAGTACAGAACAGTTTTATTATGTTCATGGGATTATACAGTGAAGATCCTAAGCAATATGATGAGCTTTTCCTTCAAAACTACCTGAAAATTAATGTTATTCCTCAGATACAACGTATTCCCGGAGTAGCACAAGCACAGGTGTTCGGAACAAGAGACTACTCTATGAGAATATGGCTGAAACCAGATCGTTTGGCAGCCAATAATCTTTCTCCTCAGGAAGTAATGGCCGCAATTAAAGACCATAATCTGGAAGCAGCACCTGGTCGTTTGGGTCAGGGAAGTAAAGAAACCTATGAATATATCCTTAAATATAAAGGTAAACTGAATAAAAATGATGACTACGAAAACATTGTTATCAAAGCGAACGCAGATGGTTCTTTCCTTAGATTAAAAGATCTTGCAAGGGTGGAATTAGGATCTTACACTTATACCGCAGAGAATCGTGTAGACGGAAAACCTGTTGCCGGATTTGCAATCTTACAGACTGCAGGTTCTAATGCTAATGAGATCCTTACTGAGATCGAGAAACAGGTAGATGAGTTCTCCACGACTCTTCCTAAAGGTGTAAAACCTATTATTATGTATAACTCTAAAGACTTCCTGGATGCATCGATCCATCAGGTTGTAGAGACTTTGGTTATTGCATTTATTCTGGTATTTATCGTAGTCTATATTTTCCTTCAGGATTTCAGATCTACACTAATTCCGGCGATTGCAGTTCCGGTTGCAATTATTGGTACATTCTTCTTCCTCCAGCTATTCGGCTTCAGTATCAACATGCTTACATTATTTGCATTGGTATTGGCTATTGGTATTGTTGTGGATGATGCCATTGTTGTGGTAGAGGCGGTCCATTCCAAAATGGAACAAACTGGTATGCCAGTAGAACAAGCTACTATGAGCTCTATGAGTGAAATATCCGGTGCTATTATCTCCATTACATTAGTTATGTCGGCCGTATTCGTCCCTGTAGGATTTATGCAGGGTCCTGCCGGTGTTTTCTACCGACAATTTGCATTTACGCTGGCCATTGCAATTATTATATCTGCAATTAATGCACTTACTTTAAGTCCTGCACTTTGTGCGCTGTTTCTGGATGATCCACAAGGTGAACACGGACATCAGGAGAAAAAAGGATTTGGCGCCAAATTCTTTAGAGCTTTTAATGCTGCGTTTAATACGATGACACGTAAATATATTTACAGCCTTAAATTCCTGATTAAGAATAAATGGGTAGCTGTAGGCGGTCTTGTATTAATTACCGCAATCAGTGTCTTCCTTATTAAAAAAGCACCATCCGGATTTATTCCAACAGAAGACCAGGGATTTGTATTATATGCTGTAAATACTCCTCCTGGAAGTTCACTGGAAAGAACACACCGTGCAACGGAGGAGATTGATAAAATTGTAAAGAAAGAAAATGCAACAAATCACCTTTGGGTAGCAGACGGACTAAACTTTATCAGTAATGCTAATGCATCGCCATATTCTGCAGGTTTCATCAGACTGAAAGATATTGATAAGAGGGGTGATATGAAAGATCCCGACCAGATTGCTGCGGCTTTAACAGGGAAAGTAAGTGCTGTAAAAGATGCTAATGCATTCTTCTTCAACTTCCCTACTGTACAAGGTTTCGGTAACGTCAGTGGTTTCGAATTTATGCTGCAGGACAGAACCAATGGTTCTTTCGAGCAATTAGGAGCAACAACTCAGGCATTTATCGGTGAGTTGATGAAAAGAAAAGAAATTGCATTTGCTTTTACTACATATGCTGCCGGAAATCCACAATACACGATAGAAGTAGATTCTGAAAAAGCAAAACAACTAGGTGTATCCATCACTGAGCTAATGCAGACTATGCAGATTTATTTTGGTAGTAGCTTTGTATCCGATTTTAACAGATTTGGTAAATACTACAGAGTAATGGCCCAGGCCGATGTTCCGTATCGTACAGACATCAATTCATTGGAAGGTATTTATGTAAAAAATAATATGGGTGAAATGGTTCCGACTAAAACACTAGTTAAATTAAAACGAACTTTTGGACCTGAAACTGTAACAAGAAATAACTTATTCAATGCCGTTACCATCAACGGAACACCAAAACCAGGATACAGTACAGGAGATGCCATTAAAGCTGTAGAAGAAGTAGCTAAGCAATCACTTCCCCGTGGTTATGGTTACGAATGGACAGGTATTACACGTGAAGAGATTAAAGCAGGCGGACAGACTGCATTTATCTTCCTGTTGAGTATATTATTTGTTTACTTCCTGCTTTCTGCACAGTATGAAAGTTATATTCTTCCGTTTGCTATTATTCTGACAATCCCAACGGGAATATTCGGAGTATATGCTTTCACCGGATTGGCAGGAATTGATAACAATATTTATGTTCAGGTGGGGCTGATTATGCTTATCGGATTATTGGCGAAAAATGCAATCCTGATTGTGGAGTTTGCTGTTCAGCGAAGAAAAGCAGGCAAGTCGTTGATAGAATCTGCACTTCAGGCATCCAGACTAAGACTTCGCCCTATTCTGATGACATCTTTCGCTTTCATTATAGGTATGCTTCCATTGGTTTGGACACAAGGTGCATCGGCAAAAGGGAATCATTCTATCGGAATCAGTACTGTTGGGGGAATGCTTACCGGAGTTTTACTGGGAATCTTTATTATTCCTGTATTATATGTAATCTTCCAGTACCTGCATGAAAAAATGCCAAGCAAGAAAAAACGCAGAGCACTTCAGAAAGAATTAGCTCATCAACATTCTGCTTCACACTAA
- a CDS encoding thioredoxin family protein, with protein MDIKKFWDEAVTYNEYLRHAGEILGNPRNQQDVDYLEYYKLGIQRMNRMSEKYLPNEKQVETLAQKNFRGRILIISEAWCGDASQAIPVVVKFFEQYEVRITYRDQEPSLIDDFLTNGGKSIPIILFLDEDFNVIGQWGPRPAHGKELLNKYKNDPENYTKDDFYHELQVYYARNKGYDTIEELLEIIPSGK; from the coding sequence ATGGATATTAAAAAATTCTGGGACGAGGCCGTTACTTATAACGAATACTTAAGACATGCCGGAGAAATTTTGGGAAATCCGAGAAATCAGCAGGATGTTGATTATCTGGAATACTACAAGTTAGGAATTCAGAGAATGAACAGAATGTCTGAAAAATACCTTCCTAATGAAAAGCAGGTGGAAACACTTGCGCAAAAAAACTTCAGAGGAAGAATACTGATTATTTCTGAAGCATGGTGTGGTGATGCAAGTCAGGCAATACCAGTTGTTGTAAAATTCTTCGAACAATATGAAGTAAGAATTACATACCGCGATCAGGAACCATCATTAATAGATGATTTTTTAACCAATGGCGGAAAGTCTATTCCTATTATTCTGTTTTTGGATGAAGATTTCAATGTAATAGGTCAGTGGGGGCCGCGTCCGGCACATGGGAAAGAACTTTTAAATAAGTATAAAAACGATCCTGAGAATTATACAAAAGATGATTTCTACCATGAATTACAGGTGTATTATGCCAGAAACAAAGGTTATGATACAATTGAAGAACTTTTGGAAATAATCCCTTCGGGTAAATAA